TCTTACTTATACTCAGAATTTATGGAATGTGGACTCTAAAACATCATAACATTCGGGTAACTATATTTTAGTGCAAGAGGCATAGTTAATAGTCCTCTTGCACTATTTCATTTGGATTATTAAAACGAATTAATATATTCTTTTACTTGAGTAAGTCCGACCACAGAGAGATCTCTAACGTTATCCCCGCTTTCTAGAACTACTATATAGCCATATGTTTTGGGATCATAATTTTCGAATCCACCAAGTTGCTCTACCATCTGAAGAAATTCCTTTTCCAATAGCTCTAGGTATTCTGTGGGTAATGCATCAGCTTTTCTTAGTATGTTGATACCCTGAACTGACTTTATAATTCTCATATTGTCTACCTCCCAGATACTAATAAAATAATAAAGGCCTAAGTAACTTATATCGCTTAGGCCTTATAGTTATTATGATGGCAAATATAACTAGATACTGTCGCTCTGTTTGTCCCTTTAAGGCCATCGAGGAGAAATATAATGAACGAACTAAAAGGACCTTGGCAGTAATTAACACAAGCCTTTGTCAGGGTTGTGGGGCCTGTTCTTCCTCTTGGCGCTGTGGTGCCGCAGATATAAAAGGCTTCTCCAATACACAAATTATTTCTGAGATATTGGCGCTAAGCTGGTAATCCTATTCAGGGGTTTCGCAAAACTGCGAAGCCTCTGGATTTTTTGACAAGTCAGAAAATATAAAACTTTCCGACTTGCACAAGGGTAACTAAGGCTTACGCCGTCGCCTAAAGGCGTGGTGTGAGCCAAGTTTTCTTTAATTAGCATATGGTATGAAGAAAAGTTGACAAAAAACCTCCCTCAATGAAATAAGTTTTTCTTTTATTTACTCACTCATTCTCACAATTTCAAGTACATCCAAACAAGGCCTAAAGGAATAAGTTTGAATAAATAACATTATATGGTTGGTGGGGGTGTGCCCAATCAAAGGCTATGCCTAATTTTATAAATTATGGTTGCACAATGGATCTCCACATGTACCCTTGTGGTTTACCCTCCCACGTCTCACGGGGTCCAAATCAATGGCCCTTATTCGTTCTACCTCTCAAGGGGTGGAGGCCAGGTATGCTCCTTTGCTGGGTCATGCCCGTATGGAAATATTAGTTCCCGGCTTCTCCGTGCTTCGTTTGTCTATCCAATTCATTGTGAATAAGTGTTAATATTTAATAGCCTTTTAAGCAGCTTCCTGTAATTGCTCTTGGCGTACAACGCCTAATACTTGCTCCGTGTCATATGGAGTTTTTTTGCTGCCTATGGTGAACAAAATACGAATCAATTTTCCACAGAGGGCAACTATGGATTGTTTTTTCTTTAAGGGATTTTCATGCCTTGTTATTAAATATTGGTGGATGGCCTTAAACTCTCGGTTTTTTGCAACCATGACTAACACAGTCTTAAACAACAAGGCCCGCAGCCGGGGGCGCCCCCGTTTACTGATTTGTGATTGTCCCTTGTGTTTACCAGAACTGTTCTCTTTTAGGTTTAGGCCCGCCAACTTTATGATTTGTTGCCCATGCTCATAACCTTTTAAGTCGCCTACTTCTGCTAAAAATTCAGCCACTGTGACTAAACCAACTCCCGGAATGGTCATCATCTCTGCGGTCCCAGGTATTTGCTGAAGTAACGCTTGAACTGCTACCATCAGGGTTTCCATTTGTTTGCATAAGGTGTCATATTGCTCAAGTAGCATCTTTATTTCATGGCGGGCAAACTCTATCCCTGTGGATAGTCCAATGGATTCCCTAGCAGCCTGCATTAGTTTGTTAGCTCTTTTTACACCCATTGCCCGTTTAATCTCAGTTTTCCACAGGGCCACAATGGCTTCTGTGCCTGTTTTGATGACTTCCCGGGGAGTGGGCAGGTATTCAATATCATCAGGGACGCTTTGCCTTCCCAATCCTTAAATACCCCTGTGTACTCGGGGAAGTAACGGTCAAGCCAGTTGTGGATTCTACCCTTTACACGGTTAAGATCTTGATTCAGACGATCTCGCTGAGCCATTCCTACCCGTAGTTCTGAGTAGACACCTGTGGGTAAGTTGGGTTCTGAGTATCGGCCATCTTTTACTAATTGGGCGATTACCCTTGCATCTTTGGTGTCATTCTTTGTGGGCGAGTTATCGTCTAATTCCTTGCTTCTCTTAACATGCAAGGGATTTACCACTACCACTGGTATGCCTTCTCTGCGTAAAAACTCAGCCATTGGTAACCAGTAGTATCCTGTGGGTTCGATACCTACAAGGACATGATCCTTACAGTGTTCTACCATCAAGGTTCTAATCCAATGCATCAGCTTAGTTAAGCCTGCCCTAGTGTTGTCAAAGATCAAGCGTTTCCCCAGCTCAATACCCCTAAAGTCCTGGGCCCGGGCCACATGTTTTGATTTAGCAATATCTGCTCCAATAATTAAAGTTGATTCTGTGAGTTGCTCAATTCGTTGTTTTTGTTTATAATTCATTTTGAAGTACCTCCTGTGTGATTAAATTAGGGGTCGGTCCGCCTTGACAGCTCGACACCCAGTATATTACAGGAGGTGCTTCTTTTTTACAAAGGCCATTTTATTTCCTTACAAAAAACCTCCTAATATAAAAGGGATAAGAAAAATCATGGCGAAAGAAGGAATCGTAGGCAACGAGTAGAGCTATCTAGTTCATCGGGTGTCTTTTTTATTTCGTTTAAAATACCATTAGAGGTGCAATAGAAATTAAAAGAAGGGGGGATATCTTTCCGAAAACCTAGTTAGTAATTTGATATTAGTAGCAAGGTATTGTGCAACTATTTTTACTAAGTAAAGCCACTATTAATTAAGAAAATAAAATAGACCAAGGAGGAGTTCAATGTTCGAATCGTTTTTGGGAAGAAACAGAAAAAAAGAATCCAAGGCTATGGTTCTAGAAGAAAAAACGAGAGTAGAAACAGATAATAAAAGAGTAGAAACAGATAATAAAAAGGAACTAATTAAAGAACTACCTACTGAGGACTATTATTCAACACTGGAAATGGCAGAGGCTATGGGTGAAATGTTTTACAACATGTTTAATGGAGAAAACTTTGTGGTGGTTACAGATGCAAACTTCAAGGTTGTTAAATGTTGGAATTCAAAAAACTTTAATTTTAATTTTAAACCTGGAGACACTATGCCCCAGGGCACTATATCTTATGAAGCACTGGTTTCTGGGAAAAGGATTGCAAAGCAAATTAAAAAGACAGAATCAAAGTTTGATTTTGGATATGCTGGTATAGGAATTCCTATTAAAGATAAGGGTCATAACATAATCGGCAGTTTGGCAATAACATTCCTGTATATTGATCCCCAGGAATTAAGGGGAGTTGCCGAAGAGATGCAGACGGCATCGGATCAAAACAGTCAGGCAACGGGTGAGATCGCAGCAGGTGCTACTAATTTGTCGACTTCTTCAGAAATGTTAACCCATAATACGGATTTGGCAAGGAATAGTTTAAAAACCATTAACGATGTGATTGAATTAATTAAAGGTGTAGCAGAACAAACCAATTTACTTGCCTTGAATGCAGCCATTGAAGCAGCCAGGGCCGGTGAACATGGTAAAGGTTTTGCAGTTGTAGCTGAAGAAGTAAGAAAATTGGCACAAAATTCGGCGGATAGAGCCAAGGATATGTCTGAAAAACTATCGACCATTTCTAAAATGATTGAAGACATTGGGGAGAAGACTCAGGATTTAAACAGCTTAGCACAGCAGCAGGCGGCCTCCACAGAAGAAATAAATGCATCAATGGAGCAACTGGAAGAACAAGCAAGGAAAATACTTACTCTAGCTGCAGAACTGGAAAAGGGTCTAGAGTTTATGCTGAAATAGTTTCTAAACTAATACCCATAAATATTAAATTTTCTATGCCATAATTTAATTTTTTAGGATAAAAAAAATAAATTTTGTTTATAATAGAAAACGTATGTTATATTATAACGTTTTGGAGGTAACATAGTTGCAAAAAGGAACAGTAAAGTGGTTTAATGCAGAAAAGGGTTATGGTTTTATTGAAACGGAAGAGGGAAGTGATGTTTTTGTTCACTTTTCCGCTATCACTGGAGATGGGTTTAAAACGTTAGAAGAGGGGCAACGTGTTTCCTTTAATGTGGTTCAGGGGAACCGTGGTCCCCAAGCCGAAGAGGTTGTTAAACTGTAATGCAATAAAAATACTGCCTTGTGTGGCAGTATTTTTATTGCATTACAATAAGAAAATAAAAAAGATGAGGTAAAAAACTATATGAATGACTTTTTACAACTAGGTATCCGACGTGAATTAAATGAGCTGCTAAGGGTTTATGGAATAACAGAGCCAACCCCTATTCAAAAGCAGACCATACCTATTTTACTTTCAGGTAAAGATGTAATTGCGCAAGCACAGACAGGTACAGGGAAAACTCTGGCCTTTGTGCTGCCAATTCTCGAAAAAATTGATGCTAAAAAATCCTATATTCAAGCTCTGATCCTTACACCTACCCGGGAGCTAGCTTTACAAATCACCACAGAAGTAAAAAAACTAGCTTCCAAGATGGATGCCAATGTACTGGCTGTATATGGTGGACAGGATGTGGAAAGGCAAAATAAGAGGTTACAGGGTAATACCCATATTGTTATTGCCACACCGGGGCGGTTATTAGATCATCTAGGACGTGGGACCATCCGTCTTACCGGAGTGTCTATGTTGGTACTGGATGAGGCAGATCAAATGTTACATATGGGTTTTCTAAACGAGGTAGAGAAAATTATTCACCAGACATCTGCCAAACGTCAGACGATGCTATTTTCGGCAACCATGCCTGCGGAAATTCGTGCACTATCTGTGAAATATATGAGGAAACCGATGGATATTCATGTGCGAGGTACAGGGATTACCTTGGAAAAAACCAAACAGATTGCTGTTGAGACCACGGATCGGACGAAGCAGGAAACTCTTCGCAAGCTGCTTGATGAGTATCAGCCTTATTTAGGTATTATTTTCTGCCGCACTAAGAGAAGAGCCAGTGCCCTTAATGAAATGTTACTAGCCCACGGATACAATTCCGATGAGCTACATGGAGATTTATCCCAGGCCAAGCGGGAGCAAGTGATGAAACGTTTCCGCGAAGCAAAACTACAAATACTGGTTGCAACTGATGTGGCCGCCCGGGGTTTAGATGTGGAAGGGGTTACCCATGTATTTAATTATGATATTCCTCAGGATGTGGAGAGCTATATTCATCGCATCGGCCGTACAGGACGTGCTGGGGATACAGGTTTAGCAGTTACTTTTGTTTCTCCCCGGGACCGGACGGATTTGCAGATGATTGAAAAAGGCATCGGCATGAAGCTTGAAAAAAGGTCGGCCCATCGTCAAACCATCCAAGAGGTTCCCGGCGACAAGACGTTTGTTAAAAAATCAACAAAGGAAAAGGCTGGCCCTTATTCCACAGAAAAGGCTATGAAAAATAAAAAACCCCTAAATGGAAAGCTAGGTTTTAAAAAGGGGAAGAAAAATAGCACTGAAGCAAAATCCATAAAGGAAGTCGCTCCACTAAAACAAAAGCGTAGAAAAGAAAGTCCATTATCCAAGAAAAGGACCAGTAATAAGAATGGTAACAGTAGGGGTAAAAAGTTGGTAAAATAATTTTAAGCATTATGTGGTGCAAAGAAAAAATAACCCCATGGTGGGGTTAAAAATTGGCAATGGTGCTTGCTGTAGCTGGTTTTAAGTTATTTAAAGGGTAGACTAAACCAAGTTTTTTCCATTTGTGTACTCCCATGGTATGATAGGGCAAAAGCTCCACTTTTTTTACTTGATCACCCAGCGAGTTTATAAGCTTCTCAAGTCGATACCTATATTCTGGAGAATCGTTCATTCCTGGTAGAACCACATAGCGTAACCAGAGAGGAGTTTTTTGCTGGCGAATATAATCAACAGCCATTTGAAATGTTTCAGCCTTTCCTCCTGTTAGCCAATGATAAAGGCTATCATCCACAGCCTTAACATCCAATAAAAGCAGATCGGTAAAGGGTAAAATCTTTTCCAAAGCGCCGACATCGATACAACCGGAGGTATCCACCGCTGTGTGGATACCTTCTTTTTTACATTGCTGCAGAATAGCAAAAGCAAAATCAGGCTGCAAGAGTGGTTCCCCGCCGGATAGGGTAATGCCACCGTTGTTGTGAAAGTAGGATTTAAAACGACGTACCTTTTTTACGATTTCATCGCTGTCCATTTCCTGACCACCTAGCAGATCCCAGGTATCGGGATTATGACAATAGCGGCACCTTAGTAAACAGCCTTGAAAAAACAC
This genomic interval from Desulforamulus reducens MI-1 contains the following:
- the pflA gene encoding pyruvate formate-lyase-activating protein, with product MKGRIHSFESCGTVDGPGIRCVVFFQGCLLRCRYCHNPDTWDLLGGQEMDSDEIVKKVRRFKSYFHNNGGITLSGGEPLLQPDFAFAILQQCKKEGIHTAVDTSGCIDVGALEKILPFTDLLLLDVKAVDDSLYHWLTGGKAETFQMAVDYIRQQKTPLWLRYVVLPGMNDSPEYRYRLEKLINSLGDQVKKVELLPYHTMGVHKWKKLGLVYPLNNLKPATASTIANF
- a CDS encoding cold-shock protein is translated as MQKGTVKWFNAEKGYGFIETEEGSDVFVHFSAITGDGFKTLEEGQRVSFNVVQGNRGPQAEEVVKL
- a CDS encoding DEAD/DEAH box helicase, which codes for MNDFLQLGIRRELNELLRVYGITEPTPIQKQTIPILLSGKDVIAQAQTGTGKTLAFVLPILEKIDAKKSYIQALILTPTRELALQITTEVKKLASKMDANVLAVYGGQDVERQNKRLQGNTHIVIATPGRLLDHLGRGTIRLTGVSMLVLDEADQMLHMGFLNEVEKIIHQTSAKRQTMLFSATMPAEIRALSVKYMRKPMDIHVRGTGITLEKTKQIAVETTDRTKQETLRKLLDEYQPYLGIIFCRTKRRASALNEMLLAHGYNSDELHGDLSQAKREQVMKRFREAKLQILVATDVAARGLDVEGVTHVFNYDIPQDVESYIHRIGRTGRAGDTGLAVTFVSPRDRTDLQMIEKGIGMKLEKRSAHRQTIQEVPGDKTFVKKSTKEKAGPYSTEKAMKNKKPLNGKLGFKKGKKNSTEAKSIKEVAPLKQKRRKESPLSKKRTSNKNGNSRGKKLVK